One Rhipicephalus microplus isolate Deutch F79 chromosome 4, USDA_Rmic, whole genome shotgun sequence genomic window carries:
- the LOC119172758 gene encoding putative ATP-dependent RNA helicase DDX17, producing MRYGFEICVATPGRLHTLIKGDKLDIGRCRYLVVDEADRMVHMGFEQQLMRIAGSTRPDRQTIMWMSRRPRHLYRLVDALLKDYVEIHIGMCPASPDQSVQPVVLVTAEAEKEAKIVGLLQDILDGQAEAAAGKVIVFAETKKRVDDLVSNLRPCNWPVVGVHGGTSDSVWKWVLAKFRLGKTRILVATDAAMRQLSSNSVCFVVNYDYPSSA from the coding sequence ATGAGGTACGGCTTTGAAATCTGCGTTGCGACGCCCGGTCGTCTTCACACGTTAATCAAAGGGGATAAGTTGGACATCGGCCGGTGCAGATATCTCGTGGTGGACGAAGCAGACCGCATGGTTCACATGGGCTTCGAGCAGCAACTTATGCGTATCGCTGGGTCCACCAGGCCCGATCGCCAAACCATAATGTGGATGTCCAGAAGACCGAGGCACCTGTACCGGCTTGTTGACGCACTGCTTAAGGACTACGTTGAAATACACATTGGGATGTGTCCAGCCTCACCAGACCAAAGCGTTCAACCCGTAGTCCTCGTTACTGCCGAGGCTGAGAAAGAGGCCAAGATTGTGGGACTACTACAGGACATTCTGGACGGGCAAGCGGAAGCAGCAGCCGGAAAGGTAATTGTGTTTGCCGAAACAAAGAAGCGTGTTGACGACCTGGTGTCCAACCTGCGGCCCTGTAACTGGCCCGTCGTTGGCGTCCATGGTGGGACTTCGGATAGCGTGTGGAAGTGGGTGCTGGCAAAATTCCGTCTTGGCAAGACGCGCATCTTGGTGGCGACTGATGCGGCCATGAGGCAGCTGTCCTCAAACAGCGTGTGCTTTGTGGTCAACTATGATTACCCGAGCAGCGCTTAG